One genomic region from Penaeus monodon isolate SGIC_2016 chromosome 24, NSTDA_Pmon_1, whole genome shotgun sequence encodes:
- the LOC119588624 gene encoding membrane-bound transcription factor site-2 protease-like (The sequence of the model RefSeq protein was modified relative to this genomic sequence to represent the inferred CDS: added 57 bases not found in genome assembly) yields MDLMTFLSVILLIHSALYFTDQFLKSCLNIPYMYFLENVGLTVRPLQLHWFTTAFNRAVTKWALWRPRFFKIWFTIGAMVVGLLLLPSIFLLISGLINYFRPVADQSVQALQPIVPGVNLPIKELPYYFATLLIASIIHEAGHAIAAVKEDVHVNGFGFVLMFILPGAFVDVPTEEIRTLTPFRQLKILCAGVWHNIVLVLLAVALGLSVPYILQPLYIHGRGMTVLSLTQDSPARGPTGLSTGDVITALNKCPVRSMEDWRECLVTSIKSDQMGFCVPESVVHTYDETIHHEMDSHPILSYLHKIFLKNRAFEGADGSVQCCSGDSEAHLCFELLEDRDSDKGVAAMQPFSCLPARMAISLSTKTCINSVACPADSHCLAPSLRNASRLLQITRRGQKGELKDDVLYLGPPAYLFHTVTLTSYIPKFSFVPLTWPGTLETLCDYMIKFSGALAVLNMVPVLHLDGYWIFGAMIDLFLASRCDQVTRRIVHVIVTIMGSVLLFLNIVLGIWSIL; encoded by the exons ATGGATCTCATGACCTTCTTGTCGGTTATTCTACTCATTCACTCGGCTCTTTACTTCACGGATCAGTTTCTGAAG TCATGCCTCAACATTCCGTACATGTATTTCTTGGAGAATGTAGGGCTCACAGTGCGTCCTCTACAGCTCCATTGGTTCACCACGGCATTTAACAGAGCGGTGACCAAGTGGGCATTATGGAGGCCCAGGTTCTTCAAAATATGGTTCAC AATTGGAGCAATGGTAGTGGGCTTACTTCTCTtgccttccattttccttttgatTAGTGGATTAATCAACTATTTTCGCCCAGTCGCTGATCAGTCGGTCCAGGCGTTGCAACCAATT GTCCCTGGTGTAAACTTACCTATTAAAGAGTTACCTTATTATTTTGCAACTTTACTAATTGCATCAATCATTCATGAAGCAGGACATGCTATTGCAGCTGTGAA GGAAGATGTCCATGTTAACGGCTTTGGATTTGTCCTTATGTTCATCCTTCCAGGAGCATTTGTTGATGTTCCAACAGAAGAAATTCGCACTCTTACCCCTTTCAGACAGTTAAAG ATcctgtgtgctggtgtgtggcaTAACATTGTTCTTGTTCTACTTGCTGTGGCACTGGGTCTCTCCGTCCCCTACATTCTACAACCCCTGTACATTCATGGTCGTGGAATGACTGTTTTGTCATTGACACAA GACTCCCCTGCCAGAGGTCCCACAGGACTATCCACAGGAGACGTGATCACTGCACTCAACAAGTGTCCTGTTAGAAGCATGGAGGACTGGAGGGAGTGTCTTGTGACAAGTATTAAGTCTGACCAAATGGGTTTTTGTGTTCCCGAATCAGTGGTGCATACATATGACGAGACCATACACCATG CATTTGAGGGTGCAGATGGATCAGTTCAGTGCTGCAGCGGGGACAGTGAAGCTCATCTGTGTTTTGAACTCCTCGAGGACCGGGACTCGGACAAGGGCGTGGCAGCCATGCAGCCATTCTCCTGCTTGCCTGCACGGATGGCCATATCATTGAG CACAAAGACATGTATCAACTCAGTGGCATGCCCAGCTGACAGCCACTGTTTAGCCCCATCGCTACGGAATGCCTCACGACTCCTGCAGATTACCCGACGAGGCCAGAAGGGGGAGCTAAAGGATGATGTGCTCTACCTAGGGCCACCAGCATACCTCTTTCACACAGTGACCCTAACCAGCTATATCCCCAAGTTCTCTTTTGTCCCCCTGACATGGCCTGGTACCCTGGAGACCCTGTGTGATTACATGATCAAGTTTTCAGGTGCTTTAGCAGTCCTGAACATGGTCCCAGTCCTGCACTTGGATGGTTATTGGATCTTTGGGGCTATGATTGATCTCTTCTTGGCCTCCAGGTGTGACCAAGTGACCAGAAGAATTGTTCATGTCATCGTCACAATAATGGggagtgttttactattcttgAACATTGTGCTAGGCATTTGGAGTATCTTGTAG